The following are encoded together in the Acidobacteriota bacterium genome:
- a CDS encoding adenylate kinase, producing MALNLVMLGPPGAGKGTQAERFAREHGIPKVSTGDILREAVHSDSELGRAVKAVMERGELVGDDLIIGIVRERLMLPDAQAGFVLDGFPRTATQAGALDEITAARGPVICVEIQVPDEELVRRVRGRRVCDDCGANADAFETKADTLSDLCQNTERCRSIGPKWVARSDDSEAVVRERLKIYWRDTRPMIEYYSARPTFRVIDGLQSPEQVREALVGAVASALGLSAAQLPSMVAQKLGGEDVSPRGARPKNGAQA from the coding sequence GTGGCGTTGAACCTCGTGATGCTTGGCCCGCCGGGAGCGGGTAAGGGCACGCAGGCAGAGCGGTTTGCCCGCGAACATGGGATTCCCAAGGTGTCGACCGGGGACATCCTGCGCGAAGCGGTGCACAGCGATTCGGAGTTGGGCCGCGCCGTGAAAGCGGTGATGGAACGCGGCGAGCTGGTCGGCGACGACCTGATCATCGGCATCGTCCGCGAGCGGCTGATGCTTCCGGACGCGCAGGCCGGGTTCGTGCTCGACGGCTTTCCGCGCACCGCCACGCAGGCCGGTGCGCTGGATGAGATTACGGCGGCGCGGGGACCGGTGATTTGCGTCGAGATCCAGGTGCCGGACGAAGAGCTGGTGCGGCGGGTCCGCGGCCGGCGGGTCTGTGACGATTGCGGCGCCAACGCCGACGCGTTCGAGACCAAGGCCGACACGCTGTCGGACCTGTGCCAGAACACCGAACGGTGCCGGAGTATCGGCCCGAAGTGGGTGGCGCGTTCGGACGACTCGGAAGCGGTGGTGCGGGAACGGTTGAAGATCTACTGGCGCGATACGCGCCCGATGATCGAGTACTACAGCGCGCGGCCGACGTTCCGCGTGATCGACGGGCTGCAATCGCCCGAGCAGGTGCGCGAGGCGCTGGTCGGCGCGGTGGCCTCGGCACTGGGCCTGTCGGCGGCGCAGTTGCCGAGCATGGTGGCCCAGAAGCTGGGCGGCGAAGACGTCTCGCCCCGGGGCGCACGGCCGAAGAACGGGGCGCAGGCGTGA
- the map gene encoding type I methionyl aminopeptidase, with translation MIVCRSAAEIEKLARVNALVARVLKELSAAVRPGVTTADLDAIAEQRLREAGAEPAFKGYHGYPATICASVNEEVVHGIPSPRALVEGDIISIDMGAKLDGFYGDSAVTVPVGAVSAEAQRLLDVTRTALDRAVAAVKAGARVSDIGAAVQSYVEAQGFSVVREFVGHGIGTSLHEEPQIPNYGTAGRGPRLAEGMALAIEPMVNAGKPAVKVLGDGWTAVTKDKALSAHFEHTVVVTEHGCRVLTLPPDAAFEDRASA, from the coding sequence GTGATTGTCTGCCGATCGGCGGCGGAGATCGAGAAGCTGGCGCGCGTGAACGCCCTCGTGGCGCGCGTGCTGAAGGAACTGTCGGCGGCGGTGCGGCCGGGCGTGACCACCGCTGACCTCGATGCGATCGCGGAACAGCGGTTGCGCGAAGCGGGCGCCGAGCCGGCCTTCAAGGGGTATCACGGATACCCGGCGACGATTTGCGCGTCGGTGAACGAAGAAGTCGTGCACGGCATTCCATCGCCGCGCGCCCTGGTCGAAGGGGACATCATCTCCATCGACATGGGCGCCAAGCTCGACGGGTTTTACGGCGACTCGGCGGTGACGGTGCCGGTTGGCGCGGTCAGCGCGGAAGCGCAGCGGCTGCTTGATGTCACCAGGACGGCGCTCGATCGCGCGGTGGCGGCGGTCAAGGCCGGCGCCCGGGTCTCGGATATTGGCGCCGCGGTGCAGTCATACGTCGAGGCGCAGGGGTTTTCGGTGGTCCGCGAGTTCGTGGGCCACGGCATCGGAACGTCGCTCCACGAGGAGCCGCAGATTCCGAATTACGGGACCGCCGGACGCGGTCCGCGGCTGGCGGAAGGCATGGCGCTCGCGATCGAGCCCATGGTGAACGCGGGCAAGCCCGCGGTGAAGGTGCTTGGAGACGGCTGGACGGCGGTCACGAAAGACAAGGCCCTGTCCGCGCACTTCGAGCACACGGTGGTCGTCACCGAACACGGGTGCCGGGTGCTGACGTTGCCGCCCGACGCGGCGTTCGAGGACCGCGCTTCGGCGTAG
- a CDS encoding translation initiation factor IF-1 translates to MSESKDNTADGVVMELLPSQLVRVELAGRHQVTAHLASPVGRNYVRVLVGDRVRVALMSNDPGRGRIVEKL, encoded by the coding sequence GTGAGCGAGTCGAAGGATAACACCGCTGACGGCGTGGTGATGGAACTGCTGCCCAGCCAGCTCGTGCGAGTGGAGCTGGCGGGACGGCACCAGGTGACGGCGCACCTGGCCAGCCCGGTCGGACGCAATTACGTCCGCGTGCTGGTAGGGGATCGGGTGAGGGTCGCGCTCATGAGCAACGACCCAGGCCGCG